A window of Clostridia bacterium genomic DNA:
ATGGCCCATTGGCCCAAGCGATGAAAAGCATGAACATAGTTTATGCAGAGCAAACTGCCAAGGAAATTCAAGCCCTTGGTCGTCGGGCCATGGCCATCAAAATGGACGTGACCAACCGGGAACAGGTTAGAAACATATTTGAAATGGTAGTAAAGGAATTAGGCAGAATAGACATTTTAGTTAACAATGCTGCCACTCTTGATCATATTGCTACCATTGAAAAGCAAAACGATGAGCT
This region includes:
- a CDS encoding SDR family NAD(P)-dependent oxidoreductase; this encodes MNGALLEGKVALVTGGSRGLGRADALALAEAGADVVITDILIESDDDTSTAEKYGPLAQAMKSMNIVYAEQTAKEIQALGRRAMAIKMDVTNREQVRNIFEMVVKELGRIDILVNNAATLDHIATIEKQNDEL